A genomic segment from Bacillus cereus G9842 encodes:
- a CDS encoding polysaccharide deacetylase family protein: MRKYAAIALCTSAILAGCNTSNVSQEPKKEKKVQEVAKQKETVQEQGKISYTPITYESTDTTIHMTDIKDNLTEVQYKIWRTADGKESAKSFSSKEKEKQFTLPFDIKEFEGKRGEFQIEATGMKEDGKTIPLTKSTITFEQKVPVLMYHAIDDYHGQGIKDLFVSPANFEAQMKHLKDNGYTLLTFERWGDINKVNKPIFVTFDDGMKNNMNAFRVLQKLKDDTFKPAATEYMIVDNVDVEGALSTSEIKEMVDSGIFSVQSHTATHADLPKITNYEEELKGSKEKLEKITGKPVIAIAYPFGHVDDKVVTETKKYYQFATTTKPGQFITKGEPDELLKMKRVRIHHTTTVEQFASSIK, translated from the coding sequence ATGAGAAAATACGCAGCAATTGCTTTATGTACGTCTGCCATTCTAGCAGGCTGCAATACTAGCAATGTAAGCCAAGAACCTAAAAAAGAGAAAAAGGTTCAAGAAGTAGCTAAACAAAAAGAGACTGTACAAGAACAAGGTAAAATTTCTTATACTCCCATCACATACGAATCTACAGACACTACTATTCATATGACAGATATAAAAGATAATTTAACTGAAGTACAATATAAAATTTGGCGCACAGCTGATGGCAAGGAAAGTGCTAAATCTTTTTCTTCTAAAGAAAAAGAGAAGCAATTCACACTTCCTTTTGATATAAAGGAATTTGAAGGAAAACGCGGTGAGTTCCAAATTGAAGCAACAGGAATGAAAGAAGATGGGAAAACAATCCCGCTTACGAAATCTACTATTACTTTCGAACAAAAGGTTCCTGTTCTTATGTATCACGCAATTGATGATTATCATGGTCAAGGTATTAAAGACTTATTCGTATCACCAGCTAACTTTGAAGCACAAATGAAACATTTAAAGGACAATGGTTATACGCTGTTAACGTTTGAACGCTGGGGCGATATAAATAAAGTAAATAAGCCGATTTTCGTTACATTTGATGACGGTATGAAAAATAATATGAATGCATTTCGCGTTTTACAAAAGCTAAAAGATGATACTTTTAAACCGGCAGCAACAGAATATATGATTGTTGATAACGTTGATGTAGAAGGAGCATTGTCTACTTCTGAAATAAAAGAAATGGTTGATTCCGGCATTTTCTCGGTGCAATCTCATACTGCAACACATGCAGACTTACCGAAAATTACAAACTATGAGGAAGAGTTAAAAGGTTCAAAAGAAAAACTAGAAAAAATAACAGGTAAGCCTGTTATCGCGATTGCTTATCCATTCGGTCATGTAGATGATAAGGTTGTTACAGAAACGAAGAAGTATTATCAATTTGCGACGACGACAAAGCCTGGGCAATTCATTACGAAGGGTGAACCTGATGAATTGTTAAAGATGAAGCGCGTTCGTATACACCATACAACGACTGTAGAGCAGTTTGCTTCTTCAATTAAGTAA
- a CDS encoding tRNA dihydrouridine synthase: MIDNFWRELPRPFFVLAPMEDVTDVVFRHVVSEAGRPDVFFTEFTNSDSYCHPEGMKSVRGRLIFTEDEQPMVAHIWGDNPEYFRQMSIGMAELGFKGIDINMGCPVPNVASRGKGSGLILRPDVAAELIQAAKAGGLPVSVKTRLGFKELSEWEDWLTHIFKQDIANLSIHLRTREEMSQVDAHWELIPEIKKLRDRIAPNTLITINGDILDRKMGLELAEKYGIDGVMIGRGIFKNPFAFEKEPREHSSKEHLDLLRLQLDLQDQYAEVLPRSITGLHRFFKIYVKGFPGAAELRNQLMSTKSTNEVRALLDKFEDSVGVAQDSETV, translated from the coding sequence ATGATAGATAATTTTTGGCGTGAATTACCACGACCATTTTTCGTACTTGCACCAATGGAAGATGTGACAGACGTTGTTTTCCGTCACGTAGTAAGTGAGGCTGGTCGTCCAGATGTATTCTTTACAGAGTTCACAAACTCAGATAGCTATTGTCATCCAGAAGGTATGAAAAGTGTACGTGGTCGTTTAATTTTTACAGAAGATGAACAGCCAATGGTGGCACATATTTGGGGAGATAATCCTGAATATTTCCGTCAAATGAGTATTGGTATGGCAGAGTTAGGATTTAAAGGCATTGATATTAATATGGGCTGCCCTGTACCGAATGTAGCATCAAGAGGAAAAGGTAGTGGTCTTATTCTACGTCCAGACGTTGCAGCAGAACTTATCCAAGCAGCAAAAGCGGGCGGACTACCTGTCAGCGTAAAAACAAGACTTGGCTTTAAAGAGTTAAGCGAGTGGGAAGATTGGTTAACGCACATTTTCAAACAAGATATTGCGAACCTTTCTATTCATTTACGCACAAGAGAAGAAATGAGCCAAGTAGATGCGCATTGGGAACTAATTCCGGAAATTAAAAAATTACGTGACCGTATCGCACCAAATACGTTAATAACAATAAATGGAGACATCCTTGATCGTAAAATGGGACTGGAACTTGCTGAAAAATACGGCATTGATGGCGTAATGATCGGACGAGGCATCTTCAAAAATCCATTTGCTTTTGAAAAAGAGCCAAGAGAGCATAGCAGTAAAGAACATCTAGATCTTTTAAGACTACAACTTGATCTTCAAGATCAATATGCAGAAGTACTGCCACGCTCAATCACAGGACTTCACCGCTTCTTCAAAATTTATGTGAAGGGCTTCCCAGGAGCTGCGGAATTGAGAAATCAATTGATGAGTACGAAATCGACCAATGAGGTGCGTGCTTTGTTGGATAAGTTTGAGGATAGTGTTGGTGTTGCTCAGGATAGTGAGACGGTTTAA
- the rlmD gene encoding 23S rRNA (uracil(1939)-C(5))-methyltransferase RlmD encodes MSTKMTPPVEKNEFIDVVFEDLTHDGAGVAKVKGYPIFVKNGLPGEEAQIKIIKVKKNFAFGRLMKLHTESPYRKDAECPVYNQCGGCQLQHLTYEGQLQAKEKQVRDVMQRIGGLGDVPVHPVLGMKNPWVYRNKAQVPIGEREGGLVAGFYRQGTHDIINMESCLIQAEENDTLIQEVKRICEKHGITAYNEERNKGTLRHVMARYGQVTGEIMLVFITRTAELPNKKAIVEEIAAKFPEVKSIVQNVNTKRTNVIFGDKTTVLYGSEYIYDFIGDIKFAISARSFYQVNPEQTKVLYDKTLEYAKLNGNETVIDAYCGIGSISLFLAQKAKKVYGVEIVPEAIEDANRNAALNNMTNAEFGVGEAEVVIPKWYKEGVIADTMVVDPPRKGCDEALLNTIIDMKPNRVVYVSCNPATLARDLKVLEEGGYKTQEVQPVDMFPHTTHVECVAWLKLV; translated from the coding sequence ATGAGTACTAAAATGACGCCACCAGTTGAGAAAAACGAGTTTATAGATGTAGTATTTGAAGATTTAACACATGATGGTGCCGGTGTTGCGAAAGTAAAGGGCTATCCTATTTTCGTTAAAAACGGATTACCAGGTGAAGAAGCGCAAATTAAAATTATTAAAGTGAAGAAAAACTTTGCATTTGGTCGTTTAATGAAGCTTCATACAGAAAGTCCATATCGTAAAGATGCTGAATGCCCAGTATATAATCAGTGCGGCGGTTGTCAGCTTCAGCACTTAACTTATGAAGGACAATTACAAGCGAAAGAAAAACAAGTACGTGACGTTATGCAGCGTATCGGAGGACTAGGTGATGTTCCTGTTCATCCTGTACTTGGCATGAAGAACCCGTGGGTATACCGCAATAAAGCACAAGTACCAATCGGAGAACGTGAAGGTGGGCTTGTAGCTGGTTTCTATCGCCAAGGAACGCATGACATCATTAATATGGAATCATGCTTAATTCAGGCAGAAGAAAACGATACATTAATTCAAGAAGTAAAACGTATTTGTGAAAAGCACGGTATCACTGCGTATAACGAAGAGCGTAACAAAGGAACACTTCGTCACGTAATGGCTCGTTACGGACAAGTAACAGGGGAAATTATGCTTGTCTTCATTACGCGTACAGCGGAATTGCCAAACAAAAAAGCAATCGTTGAAGAAATTGCAGCGAAATTCCCAGAAGTAAAATCAATCGTTCAAAACGTAAATACGAAGCGTACAAACGTAATTTTCGGAGATAAAACGACAGTACTGTACGGATCAGAATATATTTATGACTTTATCGGTGACATTAAATTTGCGATTTCAGCACGTTCATTCTATCAAGTAAACCCAGAACAAACGAAAGTGCTATACGATAAAACGTTAGAATACGCAAAATTAAATGGTAACGAAACAGTAATCGATGCCTATTGCGGAATCGGATCAATCTCGTTATTCCTAGCGCAAAAAGCGAAAAAAGTGTACGGCGTTGAAATCGTCCCAGAAGCAATCGAAGACGCAAACCGAAACGCAGCACTAAACAACATGACAAACGCTGAATTTGGCGTAGGAGAAGCAGAAGTAGTCATTCCAAAATGGTACAAAGAAGGCGTAATCGCCGACACAATGGTCGTAGATCCACCGCGTAAAGGCTGTGACGAAGCATTACTAAACACAATCATCGACATGAAGCCAAACCGCGTCGTATACGTATCGTGTAACCCAGCAACATTAGCACGTGACTTAAAAGTACTAGAAGAAGGCGGATATAAAACACAGGAAGTACAGCCTGTTGATATGTTCCCGCATACGACTCATGTGGAGTGTGTGGCTTGGCTTAAGTTAGTATAA
- a CDS encoding NupC/NupG family nucleoside CNT transporter has product MQYVMSIIGILAVLGLCFALSNNKSKINFRAIAIMIGFQILIGWFMFATKIGQQIIIFISKVFNKLIKLGTTGVDFLFNGIHRDFVFFLNVLLIIVFFSALLSIFSYLGVLPFIVRVVGGAISKITGLPRVESFHAVNSVFFGSSEALIVIKNDLQHFNKNRMFIICCSAMSSVSASVTASYVMMLDAKYVLAALPLNLFSSLIVCSLLTPVDTKKEDEVIQKFDRTLFGDSFIGAMINGALDGLKVAGIVAALMIAFIGVMEVVNYVISAASGAMGHAVTLQQIFGYVLSPFAFLMGIPTQDIIPAGGIMGTKIVLNEFVAILDLKDTATTLAPRTVGIVTVFLISFASISQIGAIVGTIRALSEKQGSVVSKFGWKMLFASTLASILSATIAGLFI; this is encoded by the coding sequence ATGCAATATGTAATGAGCATTATCGGTATTCTTGCCGTGTTAGGTTTATGTTTTGCTTTGTCAAACAACAAAAGTAAAATCAACTTCCGTGCAATTGCAATTATGATTGGTTTCCAAATTTTAATCGGTTGGTTTATGTTTGCTACAAAGATTGGTCAACAAATCATTATTTTCATTAGTAAAGTTTTCAACAAACTAATTAAACTTGGTACGACAGGTGTCGATTTTCTCTTTAATGGAATTCACAGAGATTTTGTCTTTTTCTTAAACGTATTATTAATTATCGTATTTTTCTCAGCACTACTTTCAATCTTTAGTTATTTAGGTGTTTTACCATTCATCGTTCGTGTTGTCGGCGGTGCAATTTCAAAAATTACTGGTTTGCCGCGCGTTGAGTCATTCCACGCAGTAAACTCTGTATTCTTCGGTTCAAGTGAAGCGTTAATCGTCATTAAAAACGATTTACAGCATTTCAATAAAAATCGTATGTTTATCATTTGTTGTTCTGCGATGAGCTCCGTTTCTGCTTCTGTTACAGCATCATACGTAATGATGTTAGATGCAAAATACGTACTAGCAGCTCTTCCGCTAAACTTATTCTCAAGCTTAATCGTTTGTTCGTTATTAACACCAGTTGATACGAAAAAAGAAGATGAAGTGATTCAAAAATTTGATAGAACTCTATTCGGAGACAGCTTTATCGGCGCAATGATTAACGGTGCGCTTGATGGTTTAAAAGTAGCTGGTATCGTTGCCGCATTAATGATCGCCTTTATCGGTGTGATGGAAGTTGTAAACTACGTAATTAGTGCAGCTTCAGGCGCAATGGGACATGCTGTTACTTTACAACAAATCTTCGGTTACGTACTTTCTCCATTCGCATTCTTAATGGGTATTCCAACTCAAGATATTATCCCAGCTGGTGGTATTATGGGTACGAAGATTGTTTTAAACGAGTTTGTAGCAATCCTTGATTTAAAAGACACAGCTACAACATTAGCTCCACGTACAGTTGGAATCGTTACAGTATTCTTAATTAGCTTCGCAAGTATTAGCCAAATTGGTGCAATCGTTGGTACAATCCGTGCCCTTTCTGAAAAACAAGGAAGCGTTGTTTCTAAATTTGGTTGGAAAATGCTATTTGCATCAACACTTGCTTCTATTTTATCTGCAACAATCGCTGGATTGTTTATTTAA